Proteins from one Clostridia bacterium genomic window:
- a CDS encoding DMT family transporter has translation MNGILFSIAAGIFISLQGVFNTRLSEKIGFWETNTFVHASGFVFTFIIMMAVGSGSFKRIGEANKLYLIGGMLGVLILFSVMNAISALGATYSVAILLVTQLIAATIIDSFGLFSSPVIKFDITKLLGIAIMISGIIVFKIKG, from the coding sequence ATGAACGGAATATTGTTTTCAATAGCAGCAGGAATATTTATAAGCCTGCAGGGAGTATTCAATACAAGATTAAGTGAAAAGATAGGTTTTTGGGAAACAAATACCTTTGTTCATGCAAGTGGGTTTGTATTCACATTTATTATAATGATGGCCGTAGGAAGTGGAAGCTTTAAAAGAATTGGAGAGGCAAATAAACTGTATTTAATTGGAGGCATGCTGGGAGTACTAATACTATTCAGCGTAATGAATGCAATTTCAGCTCTTGGTGCAACCTATAGCGTAGCTATCTTACTGGTTACGCAGCTTATAGCTGCAACAATCATTGATTCCTTTGGGTTATTCAGCAGCCCGGTGATAAAGTTTGATATTACAAAACTCCTTGGAATTGCCATTATGATTTCAGGAATTATTGTTTTCAAGATAAAGGGTTGA
- a CDS encoding NYN domain-containing protein, whose product MSDTKDLRLAVLIDAENVPYKNIRGILEEVAKYGTPTIKRIYGDWTKATLSGWKNSLLENAITPIQQYSYTSGKNSSDSALIIDAMDILYSEKVDGFCIISSDSDFTRLATRLREAGMKVFGIGERKTPSAFIVACDKFIYIEIINAPVKHDEIDVNDSRKADVVEHETKISSVEIGTEIINLISASVNDVADDNGWAFLADVGNLISKKQPDFDARNYGFSKLTPLVKSLKRFQIEERESSNSRIKHIYIRNKDK is encoded by the coding sequence ATGTCAGATACAAAAGATTTAAGACTTGCGGTACTTATTGATGCAGAAAATGTTCCATACAAGAATATAAGGGGTATATTGGAGGAGGTGGCTAAATACGGGACACCTACAATAAAAAGGATTTATGGGGACTGGACGAAAGCCACCTTATCAGGCTGGAAGAATTCCTTGCTGGAAAATGCAATAACTCCAATACAGCAGTATAGTTATACATCCGGGAAGAACTCTTCAGACTCTGCCTTGATAATTGATGCAATGGATATATTATATTCCGAAAAGGTTGACGGCTTTTGCATAATATCAAGCGACAGCGACTTCACAAGACTGGCTACACGACTGCGTGAAGCAGGTATGAAGGTCTTTGGCATAGGTGAGAGAAAAACGCCCAGTGCATTTATTGTCGCATGCGATAAGTTCATATATATTGAAATTATAAATGCACCTGTCAAACATGATGAAATAGACGTCAACGACAGCCGTAAAGCTGATGTTGTTGAACATGAAACTAAAATCAGCTCCGTGGAGATTGGCACCGAAATAATCAACCTGATATCTGCATCTGTAAACGATGTTGCAGATGATAATGGATGGGCTTTTCTTGCTGATGTTGGTAATCTTATATCCAAGAAACAACCTGATTTTGATGCCAGGAACTACGGCTTTTCCAAGCTGACTCCTCTTGTTAAGAGTCTAAAACGCTTTCAGATTGAGGAAAGGGAGTCCAGCAATTCAAGGATAAAGCATATATATATCAGGAATAAGGATAAATAA
- the dapG gene encoding aspartate kinase, with protein sequence MKILVQKFGGTSVATNERREMVVDKIEGAINKGFLPVVVVSAIGRSGDPYATDTLINLANSVGVSSNPREMDLLMSCGEIISCVILANTIKKRGFESIVLTGGQAGIITDENFGDAEVLRVEPQFIYDCIAENIIPVIAGFQGKSEKGEITTLGRGGSDVTGAIMGEALNAEAVEIYTDVEGVMTADPRIVPDAMVMDTIYYNEVFQMAEYGAKVIHPRAVEVAMRSSIPLLIKNTMTDSAGTLITNCDKNRRYRYDKRDKLLTAIAHVSGRARVRIRFDGSGGEYESDNQLFNTIAAEGISIDMINVNPDFKVFIVEEINIEKLKEALGKYGYNYELRTNCSKVTIIGNKMRGVPGVMAKAINALAKQNIEVLQTSDSHTTISCLVESVNANAAVNALHQEFDMGKTTV encoded by the coding sequence ATGAAAATACTAGTACAGAAGTTTGGAGGAACTTCAGTTGCTACCAATGAGAGAAGAGAGATGGTAGTCGATAAGATAGAAGGCGCTATAAATAAGGGGTTTCTTCCTGTTGTTGTTGTTTCTGCTATTGGAAGAAGTGGAGATCCTTACGCGACTGATACTTTGATAAACCTGGCCAACTCAGTAGGAGTGAGCAGCAATCCAAGAGAAATGGATTTGCTTATGTCCTGTGGAGAAATCATATCCTGTGTAATACTGGCAAACACAATAAAGAAGCGGGGATTTGAAAGCATAGTGCTTACAGGAGGGCAAGCAGGAATAATAACCGACGAGAACTTTGGTGATGCAGAAGTATTGAGAGTCGAACCACAATTCATTTATGACTGCATAGCAGAAAATATAATACCGGTAATTGCAGGCTTCCAGGGCAAGTCTGAAAAGGGTGAAATAACAACTCTCGGCAGAGGCGGCAGTGATGTTACCGGTGCAATTATGGGTGAAGCACTCAACGCTGAAGCAGTTGAGATATACACTGATGTTGAGGGAGTTATGACAGCCGATCCAAGGATTGTACCGGATGCTATGGTTATGGATACCATATATTACAATGAAGTTTTTCAGATGGCGGAGTATGGCGCAAAGGTCATCCATCCCAGAGCCGTAGAAGTGGCTATGAGAAGCAGCATTCCGCTTCTTATAAAGAATACAATGACTGACTCAGCAGGCACTTTGATAACTAATTGTGATAAGAATAGAAGATATAGATATGATAAGCGTGACAAGCTGCTGACAGCCATAGCACATGTAAGCGGCAGGGCAAGAGTGAGGATACGCTTTGATGGTTCAGGCGGTGAATATGAAAGTGACAACCAACTTTTCAATACAATAGCAGCAGAAGGAATAAGCATCGACATGATCAATGTCAACCCTGACTTCAAGGTATTCATAGTTGAGGAGATCAATATCGAAAAACTTAAAGAAGCACTTGGCAAGTATGGCTACAACTATGAGCTCAGGACAAACTGCAGTAAGGTAACTATAATCGGTAACAAAATGAGAGGAGTGCCCGGCGTAATGGCAAAGGCTATAAACGCACTCGCAAAACAAAATATTGAGGTTCTTCAGACCTCAGACTCTCATACCACTATTTCCTGTCTTGTAGAAAGTGTAAATGCCAATGCAGCAGTCAATGCTCTGCATCAGGAATTCGATATGGGGAAAACAACCGTATAA
- a CDS encoding GNAT family N-acetyltransferase → MFNYKTLENVDIEIIHQAFINAFSDYQVQIDLPLWKLKQMLQRRGYIPDKSMGAFNGEVLVGFILNGFREWNGKLTAYDTGTGVVPEYRKQGITTKMFHNVLDQLKCEGAEQYLLEVLQQNISAYQLYRKQGFEISRTFSCFKLDKSKYQSQKTFAVEHLEGFTTDDWEQLKEFWDIQPAWQNSIESICALKNAFVYSVVRTDSKIVGYGIIDKRTGDIPQISVDRNYRRKGIARSIMTDLINNTESDKAAVLNLDDRSKVSKDFLSTLGFECYVEQYEMILEINA, encoded by the coding sequence ATGTTCAATTATAAAACTTTAGAAAATGTAGATATAGAAATAATACATCAAGCATTTATAAATGCATTCTCAGATTACCAAGTACAAATTGACTTACCTCTTTGGAAGCTTAAGCAAATGCTTCAGAGAAGGGGTTATATTCCCGATAAATCGATGGGAGCATTTAACGGTGAGGTTCTGGTTGGTTTTATCCTTAACGGCTTCAGAGAATGGAACGGGAAGCTTACAGCCTACGATACCGGAACCGGTGTTGTCCCAGAGTACAGAAAGCAAGGAATAACGACTAAGATGTTCCATAATGTTTTGGATCAGCTTAAATGTGAAGGAGCCGAGCAGTATTTATTGGAGGTACTACAACAGAATATATCAGCTTACCAGCTTTATAGAAAGCAAGGCTTTGAAATATCAAGAACCTTTTCATGCTTTAAACTGGATAAAAGTAAATATCAGTCACAGAAGACCTTTGCTGTAGAGCATTTAGAGGGCTTTACAACCGATGATTGGGAGCAGTTGAAGGAATTTTGGGATATTCAGCCCGCCTGGCAGAATTCTATTGAGTCTATCTGTGCTTTAAAGAATGCTTTTGTATACTCTGTAGTTCGGACTGATAGCAAAATAGTTGGCTATGGAATAATTGATAAAAGAACAGGGGATATTCCTCAGATAAGTGTAGATAGAAATTACAGGCGCAAAGGAATTGCCAGAAGCATAATGACTGATCTGATTAACAACACTGAATCGGACAAAGCTGCAGTTTTAAATTTAGATGACCGCTCAAAAGTATCAAAGGACTTTTTAAGTACATTGGGATTTGAGTGCTATGTTGAGCAGTATGAGATGATTCTGGAGATTAATGCTTAA
- a CDS encoding ArsC/Spx/MgsR family protein: MNIQIFGIDKCFDTKKAQRYFKERNIKFQYIDLTVKSLSKRELDSVEAAVGLANLMNRNLNDYERLNLNKINSSIIKKEILLENPKLYITPIVRNGKLATVGYVPDVWKTWE; encoded by the coding sequence ATGAATATACAAATATTTGGGATAGATAAATGCTTTGATACCAAAAAGGCTCAGCGATATTTCAAGGAACGCAATATAAAGTTCCAATACATTGATTTGACAGTAAAGAGTCTCAGCAAAAGGGAGTTGGACAGCGTGGAGGCTGCTGTAGGTCTGGCTAATCTCATGAATAGGAACTTAAATGATTATGAGAGGCTAAACCTAAACAAGATAAACAGCAGTATCATAAAGAAAGAAATATTGCTTGAGAACCCTAAGCTGTACATAACTCCTATTGTGAGAAATGGCAAGCTGGCAACTGTGGGATATGTGCCTGATGTCTGGAAAACATGGGAGTAG
- a CDS encoding crosslink repair DNA glycosylase YcaQ family protein: MEAIKITKKQARQFILTYHGLMGKQMFAGKQGIIDYISKVGCIQFDPLNIVGHNHELVLQARIKDFKPKLLQELLYEDRKLIDGWDKNMSIYCIKDWPYFNRLREAAKQRLGNSDRPINNVLSKIRKDIEDRGPVSSIDLGYSETVDWSWAPTSISRAALESMYFWGELIIHHKAYTRRIYDFAYRHISEELLFALDPNTTDSQYYRWYVLRRIGGIGMLWNKAGDAWLGINGLKSKERNAAFAQLLEENIILEVLVEGVKYPLYIKCEDKGLLDSILNGKTSSKHAAVLAPLDNLLWDRKLIKELFDFDYRWEVYKPASERSYGYYVLPVLYGDKFVARFEPGWDKSAGTLIVKNWWWEPGIKQSKGLMDELYKCFKQFAEFLEADGIRIEEKTSVLNELGWLE; encoded by the coding sequence ATGGAAGCAATAAAAATCACAAAAAAGCAGGCTCGCCAATTCATTCTTACATATCATGGCTTGATGGGCAAACAAATGTTCGCCGGAAAGCAAGGGATAATAGATTATATCAGCAAGGTGGGATGCATTCAGTTTGACCCGCTGAATATCGTAGGGCATAATCATGAACTAGTACTGCAAGCAAGGATTAAAGACTTTAAGCCAAAGCTGCTGCAGGAGCTGTTGTATGAGGATCGCAAGCTTATAGATGGCTGGGATAAAAACATGTCCATTTATTGCATAAAAGATTGGCCATATTTCAACCGATTAAGGGAAGCGGCAAAACAAAGGCTGGGAAACAGTGACAGGCCTATCAATAATGTATTGTCCAAGATACGTAAAGATATAGAAGATAGAGGACCTGTGTCCTCCATCGATTTGGGCTATTCAGAAACAGTTGATTGGTCTTGGGCACCCACAAGCATATCCCGTGCAGCATTGGAAAGCATGTATTTCTGGGGAGAACTCATCATACATCACAAGGCTTATACTCGCAGAATATATGATTTTGCTTATCGTCACATTTCAGAAGAACTGTTGTTCGCATTAGATCCAAACACTACTGACAGTCAGTATTATCGCTGGTATGTTCTTAGGAGAATAGGCGGTATAGGCATGCTTTGGAACAAAGCAGGGGATGCCTGGCTTGGGATAAATGGATTAAAAAGCAAAGAGAGAAATGCTGCTTTTGCACAGCTTTTAGAAGAGAATATTATTTTAGAGGTATTGGTTGAGGGAGTAAAGTATCCACTTTATATTAAGTGTGAGGACAAGGGACTGTTGGATAGCATATTAAATGGCAAAACGTCATCAAAGCATGCCGCTGTTCTGGCTCCATTAGACAATTTGCTCTGGGACAGGAAGCTTATAAAGGAACTGTTTGACTTTGATTACAGGTGGGAGGTATATAAGCCCGCTTCAGAGCGAAGCTACGGCTATTATGTACTGCCGGTGCTTTATGGTGATAAGTTCGTAGCAAGGTTTGAGCCGGGTTGGGATAAGAGCGCTGGGACCTTGATTGTGAAAAACTGGTGGTGGGAACCTGGAATTAAACAGAGTAAGGGGTTAATGGATGAACTCTATAAATGCTTTAAGCAGTTTGCAGAGTTTTTAGAGGCAGATGGAATTAGAATCGAAGAAAAAACTTCAGTATTGAATGAATTAGGATGGTTAGAATAA
- a CDS encoding pitrilysin family protein — MFQKELLINGIRLVTEEISYVNSVSIGIWVKVGSRYENFENNGISHFIEHMLFKGTKNRSAKEIANSIDKIGGQLNAFTSKECTCFYAKVLDTHFDIALDVLADMFFNSNFSSEEIDKERGVVIEEISMYEDSPEDLVHDLFSQAVWSGNPLGMSILGTEDSLENLNRERIVHYFNENYIPQNIVISVVGNFKHNEVVKKIKGYFEKAEQKDNSSANIIIPRFESEYTLKSKVTEQVHLCMGFNGVDIKNEAFYPMLILNNVFGGAMSSRLFQKIREDRGLAYSVFSYPSSFEDCGLFSIYAGSKPDNLKSVATLIMEEIREMKKTGITEEELYDSKEQLKGSYILGLESTSGRMISIGKSELLLDRIYSPTEVLERINNVDMDSVSSIIKHIFDTDSMGAAVIGSMENNTDIRDMFK, encoded by the coding sequence ATGTTTCAAAAAGAACTTTTGATAAATGGCATACGATTGGTTACTGAAGAAATATCATATGTTAATTCAGTTTCTATCGGTATATGGGTTAAAGTGGGCTCACGATACGAAAATTTTGAAAACAACGGAATTTCGCATTTCATCGAGCATATGCTTTTTAAGGGGACAAAAAACAGATCAGCGAAGGAAATTGCCAATAGCATCGATAAAATTGGAGGACAACTTAATGCCTTCACTTCCAAGGAATGTACATGCTTTTACGCCAAGGTGCTCGATACGCATTTTGATATAGCTCTGGATGTATTGGCGGATATGTTTTTCAACTCCAACTTTTCCAGTGAAGAAATAGATAAGGAGAGAGGCGTAGTCATAGAAGAAATAAGTATGTACGAGGATTCTCCAGAGGATCTTGTTCATGACCTTTTTAGTCAGGCAGTATGGTCAGGAAACCCGCTGGGAATGTCTATTCTGGGAACTGAAGATTCTTTGGAGAACCTTAATAGAGAAAGAATAGTGCATTACTTTAATGAAAACTACATTCCTCAGAATATAGTCATCTCTGTAGTAGGGAATTTCAAACATAATGAGGTAGTCAAAAAGATAAAAGGATATTTTGAGAAGGCAGAGCAGAAGGATAATAGTTCTGCGAACATCATAATCCCAAGGTTTGAGTCTGAGTATACACTCAAGAGCAAGGTTACGGAACAGGTGCACCTTTGCATGGGTTTTAATGGGGTTGATATAAAGAATGAAGCCTTCTATCCAATGCTGATTTTGAACAATGTGTTTGGAGGAGCCATGAGCTCAAGGCTTTTCCAAAAGATTAGAGAAGACAGAGGACTTGCATACTCAGTATTCTCATATCCATCCTCCTTCGAGGACTGCGGCTTGTTTTCCATTTATGCGGGTTCAAAGCCTGACAATTTGAAAAGCGTAGCAACGCTCATAATGGAGGAAATACGGGAAATGAAGAAAACAGGAATTACAGAGGAAGAGCTTTACGACTCTAAGGAGCAGCTTAAAGGCAGCTATATACTTGGGTTGGAGAGCACAAGCGGAAGAATGATTTCTATTGGGAAATCTGAGCTTTTGCTTGATAGAATATATTCTCCCACTGAAGTATTGGAAAGAATAAACAATGTAGATATGGACAGCGTAAGCAGCATAATAAAGCATATATTCGATACAGACAGCATGGGTGCTGCAGTAATCGGTTCTATGGAAAACAATACCGATATAAGAGATATGTTTAAATAA
- a CDS encoding dipicolinate synthase subunit B → MKLEGLNIGLAITGSFCTFDKLVPEVEKLVSLKANVYPIFSTNAAAMDTRFGNAEEWVKRFEEITGHNAIKTIADAEPIGPKELMDILVIAPCTGNTLAKLANAITDTPVLMAAKSHIRNGKPIVIGISSNDGLGMSAKNLAVLLNSKHYYFIPFGQDNPTVKRNSLVAKMELLAPTVEMAMEGKQYQPMIIENFKS, encoded by the coding sequence ATGAAGCTAGAAGGCTTAAATATAGGATTAGCAATAACCGGATCATTTTGTACCTTTGATAAGTTAGTTCCCGAGGTGGAAAAGCTTGTTTCCCTAAAAGCCAATGTATACCCGATATTTTCCACAAATGCAGCTGCCATGGACACAAGGTTCGGAAATGCTGAAGAGTGGGTAAAGAGGTTTGAGGAAATAACCGGACACAATGCTATAAAAACTATAGCTGATGCAGAACCAATAGGACCAAAAGAGCTCATGGATATATTAGTAATAGCACCCTGTACAGGCAATACTTTAGCAAAACTAGCAAACGCAATAACAGATACACCAGTGCTCATGGCAGCAAAATCCCATATAAGGAACGGGAAACCTATAGTAATAGGCATCTCCTCCAATGACGGACTTGGTATGAGTGCAAAGAACCTGGCAGTACTCCTTAATTCCAAGCATTATTATTTCATCCCCTTTGGACAGGATAATCCAACAGTCAAGAGAAATTCTCTGGTCGCGAAAATGGAACTCCTGGCGCCCACTGTGGAGATGGCAATGGAAGGCAAGCAGTACCAACCCATGATTATTGAAAATTTTAAATCGTGA
- the dut gene encoding dUTP diphosphatase, with the protein MIVKYIRTSSDKGLEAKIPEYATAGSAGMDLSACIPEDIIIKAGERAMVKTGIAIQIPRSGIGGFVFPRSGLSSRYGISLANCVGVIDSDYTGEIICPVINLSISDYIIKSGDRIAQIVFMPVINAKLHEVDKLEVTERGAGGFGSTGT; encoded by the coding sequence ATAATTGTAAAATACATAAGGACAAGCAGTGATAAAGGCTTGGAGGCGAAGATTCCGGAATATGCTACAGCAGGGTCTGCAGGCATGGACTTAAGTGCCTGTATCCCGGAGGACATTATAATAAAAGCCGGTGAAAGAGCCATGGTGAAAACTGGTATAGCAATACAGATTCCCCGCAGCGGTATCGGTGGTTTTGTTTTTCCCAGAAGCGGGCTATCCAGCAGATATGGTATATCCCTCGCAAACTGTGTTGGAGTAATTGATTCTGATTATACCGGTGAGATAATTTGTCCGGTAATTAACCTCAGCATCAGCGATTACATAATAAAGTCCGGAGATAGAATAGCACAGATAGTATTCATGCCGGTAATAAATGCAAAGCTTCATGAAGTGGATAAGCTTGAGGTAACAGAGAGAGGCGCTGGCGGCTTCGGCTCAACAGGGACATAA
- a CDS encoding YlmC/YmxH family sporulation protein, whose amino-acid sequence MRFSKLSGKEIVSLPDCERLGYLGDCDLLLDGETGKIKALIVPENKGTLSFFIDKRYIEIPWERIKKIGNDMIIIDFADILK is encoded by the coding sequence ATGAGATTCAGTAAGTTAAGCGGTAAGGAAATAGTGTCTCTTCCGGATTGTGAAAGGTTGGGATACCTTGGAGACTGTGATTTGCTCCTGGATGGAGAGACTGGCAAGATTAAAGCACTGATAGTCCCTGAGAATAAAGGCACACTATCCTTTTTCATTGATAAGAGATATATTGAGATTCCATGGGAAAGAATAAAGAAAATAGGCAATGACATGATAATAATAGATTTTGCGGATATTTTAAAATGA
- the dpsA gene encoding dipicolinate synthase subunit DpsA, with the protein MKSARYLIVGGDDRLVELAAIFKKNGMTISTYGMDKVEIKDVENYLHMDEALENSDVIVCPIPFSKDVHKINSKYSSIDIEIEELFKKLGTGKKLILGAINNYSKELAKKYSVEYLDYYNDEGYQILNTIPTAEGALSIIINETRDTLFGSKVLVLGYGRIGKLLSEYLKGLNADVYVEARKDSDQAWINARGMKAVPIEQLPSYLGEMDVIVNTVPAMMLDCGMLELVKKEVFILDLASTPGGIDFAYAAEKGIKTVHALGIPGKVACRSAAVYIYDTIKKILKDI; encoded by the coding sequence ATGAAAAGCGCAAGATACCTTATTGTAGGCGGTGATGACAGGCTTGTTGAACTTGCAGCAATATTCAAAAAGAACGGAATGACAATCTCTACTTATGGAATGGACAAAGTGGAGATAAAGGACGTCGAGAATTATTTGCACATGGATGAAGCATTGGAGAATTCTGATGTAATAGTCTGTCCCATACCGTTTTCTAAGGATGTACACAAAATCAATTCAAAGTATTCCAGCATTGATATTGAAATCGAAGAATTGTTTAAGAAACTCGGAACAGGCAAGAAACTAATATTAGGAGCAATTAACAACTATTCAAAGGAGCTTGCAAAAAAATACAGTGTAGAATATTTGGATTACTATAACGATGAAGGTTATCAGATACTAAACACCATCCCAACAGCTGAAGGAGCATTGTCAATAATAATAAACGAGACGAGGGATACATTGTTCGGAAGCAAGGTACTCGTTCTTGGTTATGGAAGGATAGGCAAACTCCTCTCAGAGTATTTAAAGGGTTTGAATGCGGATGTGTACGTGGAAGCAAGGAAGGACTCCGATCAGGCCTGGATAAATGCAAGAGGCATGAAGGCTGTGCCAATAGAACAGCTTCCGTCTTACTTGGGAGAAATGGATGTAATAGTGAATACAGTTCCTGCAATGATGTTGGATTGCGGGATGCTTGAATTGGTTAAAAAAGAAGTGTTTATACTGGACCTGGCGTCAACCCCTGGTGGAATTGATTTTGCATATGCAGCAGAAAAAGGCATAAAAACAGTTCATGCACTTGGAATTCCGGGGAAGGTTGCATGCAGGTCAGCGGCGGTTTATATTTACGACACCATAAAGAAGATTCTTAAAGATATATAA
- a CDS encoding GNAT family N-acetyltransferase: MLIELIELSAQDGIDVFDMLKEIGPGENGFMNSAYGITSEEFPNYLEEIMNYSKGINLLPGYVPQTIYWLYIDSKPVGIAKFRHCLNDFLREHGGHIGYCIRPTERGKGYGTIILREALKKAKDKAIDEALITCNATNIPSRRVIEGNNGKLESIIEGECKYWIKL; this comes from the coding sequence ATGCTAATAGAGCTAATTGAGCTGTCTGCTCAGGATGGTATCGATGTATTTGATATGTTGAAGGAAATAGGACCGGGAGAAAACGGGTTTATGAACAGTGCCTATGGAATAACTTCAGAGGAATTTCCCAACTATCTTGAAGAGATCATGAATTATTCTAAAGGTATAAATCTTCTGCCTGGATATGTGCCCCAGACAATTTATTGGCTGTACATTGATTCTAAGCCTGTAGGAATAGCAAAGTTCAGGCACTGTTTAAATGACTTCTTGCGCGAGCATGGCGGACATATAGGTTATTGCATAAGACCTACAGAGCGTGGTAAAGGATATGGCACTATCATTTTAAGGGAAGCTCTAAAGAAAGCAAAGGATAAGGCCATTGATGAAGCACTTATCACATGCAATGCGACAAATATCCCTTCAAGAAGAGTCATTGAAGGAAACAATGGCAAATTGGAGAGCATCATTGAAGGTGAATGCAAATATTGGATAAAGCTATAG
- a CDS encoding polysaccharide deacetylase family protein, producing the protein MKSRLIIISKKKLLVILIMLAFLLLFIAALRMISINTMNYYEPIYKGLEDEKKIAFACNVVWGEEYLPQMLKLFKENNMEITFFIGGQWAEKNEELLKSIHNDKHELGNHGYKHLYHSKLTPEANKQEILKTEEIVKRITGCKTELFAPPYGDLNDTVVSSAEALGYKVIMWSIDTIDWNTKDYNKILQRLEKKHHNGAIVLMHPTKVTIEALPQMIESLKGHGYEITTVSDVLENN; encoded by the coding sequence TTGAAATCCAGGTTAATAATAATCAGTAAGAAAAAGCTTCTAGTGATACTCATAATGCTCGCGTTTCTGCTTCTTTTCATAGCAGCATTACGGATGATAAGCATAAATACAATGAACTACTATGAACCAATATATAAAGGTCTGGAAGATGAAAAGAAGATAGCCTTCGCTTGCAATGTAGTTTGGGGAGAAGAATACTTGCCTCAGATGCTTAAGCTGTTTAAAGAAAACAATATGGAAATAACCTTCTTTATCGGAGGTCAATGGGCGGAGAAGAATGAGGAGTTGTTAAAGAGCATACATAATGACAAGCATGAGTTGGGCAATCATGGCTACAAGCATTTATACCACAGCAAACTGACACCTGAAGCGAACAAACAGGAAATTTTAAAAACAGAAGAAATCGTTAAAAGGATTACCGGCTGTAAGACCGAGCTCTTTGCACCGCCATATGGCGATTTGAATGATACTGTGGTATCCTCTGCAGAAGCCTTGGGGTATAAGGTTATAATGTGGAGCATAGACACGATAGACTGGAATACCAAGGATTATAACAAGATACTGCAACGCTTGGAGAAAAAGCATCATAATGGTGCAATAGTACTAATGCATCCCACAAAGGTTACTATAGAAGCTCTTCCACAGATGATTGAAAGCTTAAAAGGCCATGGCTATGAAATAACGACAGTAAGTGACGTTTTAGAAAATAATTGA
- a CDS encoding ATP-dependent Clp protease proteolytic subunit yields MYGFRSAGNTDAEETNNENKEKTVENIKELGETRVPQFRSNIHCITIIGQIEGHLVLPPQNKATKYEHIIPQIVAVEENPEIEGLLLILNTVGGDVEAGLALSELIVSMNKPSVSLVLGGGHSIGVPLAVSATHSYIAPTATMTIHPIRMNGLIIGVPQTFEYFNKMQERIIRFIVEHSHIDLETVKRLMFTTSELANDVGTVLVGQEAVKYGLIKEIGGLHQALTKLQSLIKAAKQEKEKQ; encoded by the coding sequence ATGTATGGATTCAGATCAGCTGGAAACACTGATGCTGAAGAAACAAATAATGAAAATAAGGAAAAGACTGTTGAAAACATAAAGGAACTGGGAGAAACTCGAGTGCCCCAATTCAGGAGCAACATACACTGCATAACTATAATTGGCCAGATTGAAGGGCATTTAGTGCTGCCGCCTCAAAACAAGGCGACCAAATATGAGCATATAATTCCGCAGATTGTAGCAGTAGAAGAGAATCCGGAGATTGAGGGACTGCTTCTGATACTCAATACAGTAGGCGGAGATGTAGAAGCAGGTTTAGCGCTTTCAGAGCTTATTGTAAGCATGAATAAACCATCGGTTTCTCTTGTATTGGGAGGAGGGCACAGTATAGGAGTGCCGCTGGCGGTATCGGCAACTCATTCTTACATAGCACCAACTGCAACGATGACAATACATCCTATTAGGATGAACGGTTTGATTATAGGCGTTCCACAGACCTTCGAATATTTTAATAAGATGCAGGAACGCATAATCAGATTTATAGTGGAGCACAGTCATATAGATTTAGAAACTGTAAAGAGGCTAATGTTTACAACCAGCGAGTTAGCTAATGATGTTGGAACAGTACTGGTAGGTCAGGAAGCTGTAAAGTATGGATTAATTAAGGAAATAGGAGGGCTGCATCAAGCACTCACCAAACTCCAAAGTCTAATAAAGGCTGCGAAGCAAGAAAAGGAAAAACAATAA